One window of Corynebacterium doosanense CAU 212 = DSM 45436 genomic DNA carries:
- a CDS encoding AzlC family ABC transporter permease, with the protein MPARGEVAAGLRDSWAVGLGLVPLGLAFGLLVVQTGFDWWWAPVFSIVLYAGSMEFLALGLITAGTGWVTALIIGVLVNFRHIFYGLTYPRHRIGPLLGRGYATYALTDEVYAITGRFGSDGLEDGRPVSSTRLLTISLFCQLSWVISGIVGALGGSAVVISWEGLDFALTALFVVLAVEAFRNNPDFSLPLCAALFGVAAALLLPQQLLLAALSVYFVLLVVRFLSPRIDALLTLRPEERR; encoded by the coding sequence ATGCCCGCGCGCGGCGAGGTGGCGGCGGGCCTGCGCGACAGCTGGGCCGTCGGCCTAGGACTCGTCCCGCTGGGGCTCGCCTTCGGCCTCCTGGTCGTGCAGACGGGTTTCGACTGGTGGTGGGCCCCGGTCTTCTCCATCGTGCTGTACGCGGGGTCCATGGAGTTTCTGGCGCTCGGCCTGATCACCGCGGGCACGGGGTGGGTCACCGCGCTCATCATCGGCGTCCTGGTCAACTTCCGGCACATCTTCTACGGGCTCACCTATCCCCGCCACCGGATCGGCCCGCTGCTGGGGCGCGGGTACGCCACCTACGCACTCACCGATGAGGTCTATGCCATTACCGGCCGCTTCGGCTCTGATGGTCTGGAGGACGGTCGGCCCGTCTCCTCGACCCGTCTGCTCACCATCTCGCTGTTCTGCCAGCTGTCCTGGGTGATCTCGGGCATCGTGGGCGCGCTAGGCGGCTCCGCGGTGGTGATCTCCTGGGAGGGTCTCGACTTCGCGCTCACCGCGTTGTTTGTCGTCCTCGCCGTGGAGGCGTTCCGCAACAACCCCGACTTCTCACTCCCCCTGTGCGCTGCCCTGTTCGGAGTGGCCGCGGCCCTCCTGCTCCCGCAGCAGCTCCTGCTGGCTGCGCTGAGTGTCTACTTCGTACTGCTGGTGGTTCGTTTTCTTTCGCCGCGTATCGACGCCCTGCTCACCCTCCGCCCCGAGGAACGGCGTTAG
- a CDS encoding YqgE/AlgH family protein — translation MPSFYADRLFTALERGEPSPGMLLISAPGMLSDMFARSVILIIEHNEVLTFGVNLTQRSELAVANLMPEWADVVAKPQALYIGGPVNQQSVVGLGVTRPGVDINAAPQLNRLANRLAHIDLRSDPAELGELVEGMRLFAGYCEWAPGQLDDEIERGDWYIVPALPGDVIMPGRADLWGDVMRRQPMPLPLFSTYPADVAEN, via the coding sequence GTGCCCAGTTTCTACGCTGACCGCCTGTTCACCGCCCTGGAGCGCGGGGAACCCTCCCCCGGCATGCTGCTCATCTCCGCTCCGGGCATGCTGTCCGACATGTTCGCCCGTTCCGTGATCCTCATCATCGAGCACAACGAGGTGCTGACCTTCGGCGTCAACCTCACCCAGCGCAGCGAGCTCGCGGTGGCCAACCTCATGCCCGAGTGGGCCGACGTGGTGGCCAAGCCGCAGGCCCTGTACATCGGTGGCCCCGTGAATCAGCAGTCCGTCGTCGGGCTCGGCGTCACCCGGCCGGGCGTGGACATCAACGCGGCGCCCCAGCTCAATCGGCTCGCCAACCGCCTCGCCCACATCGACCTGCGGTCGGACCCCGCGGAGCTGGGTGAGCTCGTCGAGGGCATGCGACTGTTCGCCGGTTACTGCGAGTGGGCTCCCGGCCAGCTCGACGACGAGATCGAACGCGGCGACTGGTACATCGTGCCGGCGCTGCCCGGCGATGTCATCATGCCCGGCCGCGCCGACCTCTGGGGAGATGTCATGCGCCGCCAGCCGATGCCGCTGCCGCTGTTCTCCACCTACCCCGCCGACGTCGCGGAAAACTGA